Proteins found in one Lepeophtheirus salmonis chromosome 9, UVic_Lsal_1.4, whole genome shotgun sequence genomic segment:
- the LOC121124712 gene encoding ionotropic receptor 25a-like translates to MEVLKSEVWVSILGALILTAFLLWFLEKYSPFSARNNLEKYNEPVRVFDLKESFWFATTSFTPQGGGDLPKNISGRILSSTYWLFVVLILATFTANLAAFLTVERMKTSVKNLDELAQQSKINFSVVRNSTIHGYFLNLAKAEDDIYTAWKDISLKSKKNIYSRVWNYPVKQKFQQLLEAIEGAGTVSNEDEGFERVLKDEN, encoded by the exons ATGGAAGTTCTAAAAAGTGAAGTTTGGGTCTCTATTCTAGGTGCTCTTATTTTAACAGCGTTTCTCCTTTGGTTCCTTGAAAAATACTCACCCTTTTCTGCTCGAAACAATTTGGAAAAATACAATGAGCCTGTACGAGTATTTGATCTTAAGGAATCCTTTTGGTTTGCAACAACCTCATTTACACCTCAGGGAGGAG gagatttaccaaaaaatatatcaggaCGAATTCTATCATCTACCTACTGGCTCTTTGTCGTTCTAATCCTTGCAACTTTTACTGCGAATCTGGCAGCTTTTTTAACAGTTGAAAGAATGAAAACATCAGTCAAAAATTTGGACGAACTTGCACAACAAtccaaaattaacttttctgtAGTGAGGAACTCTACCATACatggttattttttgaatttggcAAAAGCTGAGGATGATATTTATACCGCATGGAAGGACATTTCCTTGAagagtaagaaaaatatttattcacgcGTTTGGAATTATCCAGTGAAGCAAAAATTTCAACAACTTCTAGAGGCAATAGAGGGAGCTGGTACAGTTAGTAACGAGGATGAAGGATTTGAAAGGGTTCTAAAGGATGAGAATTGA